The Bradyrhizobium sp. WBAH42 genome includes a window with the following:
- a CDS encoding LL-diaminopimelate aminotransferase: MEEFYRIRRLPPYVFEQVNRAKAAARNAGADIIDLGMGNPDLPAPAHVLEKLKETLGKPRTDRYSASRGIPGLRRAQAAYYARRFGVKLNPDTQVVATLGSKEGFANVAQAITAPGDVILCPNPSYPIHAFGFLMAGGVIRSVPSEPTPQFFEAAERAIVHSIPKPLALVVCYPSNPTAYVASLDFYKDLVAFAKKHEILILSDLAYAEVYFDESNPPPSVLQVPGAMDCTVEFTSMSKTYSMAGWRMGFAVGNERVIAALARVKSYLDYGAFTPVQVAATAALNGPDDCIKEMRDTYRKRRDALVESFGRAGWDIPPPEASMFAWVPLPEAFRSIGSMQFATLMVEKSGVAVSPGVGFGEHGEGYVRIAMVENEQRIRQAARGVRRFLESGIETLHNVVPLANRR; the protein is encoded by the coding sequence ATGGAAGAATTTTACCGCATTCGCCGCCTTCCGCCGTACGTGTTCGAGCAGGTCAACCGGGCCAAGGCGGCTGCGCGGAATGCCGGCGCCGACATCATCGACCTCGGCATGGGCAATCCGGACCTGCCGGCGCCGGCGCACGTGCTGGAGAAGCTGAAGGAGACGCTGGGCAAGCCGCGCACCGACCGCTACTCCGCCTCGCGCGGCATCCCCGGACTGCGCCGGGCCCAGGCCGCCTATTACGCCCGCCGCTTCGGCGTGAAGCTGAACCCCGACACCCAGGTGGTGGCGACGCTGGGTTCGAAGGAAGGCTTTGCCAACGTGGCGCAGGCGATCACCGCGCCCGGCGACGTCATCCTCTGTCCGAACCCGAGCTATCCGATTCACGCCTTCGGCTTCTTGATGGCGGGCGGCGTGATCCGCTCGGTGCCGTCGGAGCCGACGCCGCAATTCTTCGAGGCGGCGGAGCGCGCGATCGTGCATTCGATCCCCAAGCCGCTCGCGCTCGTCGTCTGCTATCCCTCGAACCCGACCGCCTATGTCGCGAGCCTGGACTTCTACAAGGACCTCGTCGCCTTCGCCAAGAAGCACGAGATCCTGATCCTGTCCGATCTCGCTTATGCCGAGGTCTATTTCGACGAGAGCAACCCGCCGCCCTCGGTGCTGCAGGTGCCGGGCGCGATGGACTGCACCGTCGAGTTCACCTCGATGTCGAAGACCTACTCGATGGCCGGCTGGCGCATGGGCTTTGCGGTCGGCAATGAACGCGTGATCGCTGCGCTCGCCCGCGTCAAATCCTACCTCGATTACGGCGCGTTCACGCCGGTGCAGGTCGCGGCGACCGCGGCGCTGAACGGCCCGGACGATTGCATCAAGGAGATGCGCGACACCTACCGCAAGCGTCGCGACGCGCTGGTGGAATCGTTCGGCCGCGCCGGCTGGGACATCCCGCCGCCGGAAGCCTCGATGTTCGCCTGGGTGCCGCTGCCGGAAGCCTTCCGCAGCATCGGCAGCATGCAGTTCGCCACCCTGATGGTGGAGAAATCCGGAGTCGCGGTGTCGCCCGGCGTCGGCTTCGGCGAGCATGGTGAAGGATATGTCCGCATCGCCATGGTGGAAAACGAGCAACGGATCAGGCAGGCCGCGCGCGGCGTGCGCCGCTTCCTTGAAAGCGGGATCGAAACGTTGCACAACGTCGTTCCGCTCGCCAATCGGCGTTAA
- the glpX gene encoding class II fructose-bisphosphatase gives MSTHIEVPPHALLERILTLEIVRVTERAAVSSARLRGHGNEKAADQAAVDAMRRELNKLPIQGTIVIGEGERDEAPMLYIGEQVGLKAGPEVDIAVDPLEGTTLCAKNMPGSIATMAMADGGTLLHAPDVYMQKLAIGPGYDKGVVDLDASPADNVRRLAKAKGVKPEGITVLVLDRPRHADIISSVRSTGAAVRLITDGDVAGVIHCADPDNTGVDMYLGTGGAPEGVLAAVALRCIGGQMQCRLILDSDEKRERAAKMGVNDPKMIYGIEDMARGDCLFAATGVTTGSLLSGVKFRKDGVIETETVVMRSVTGTVRYIKAEHRELAKFHLD, from the coding sequence ATGTCGACCCATATTGAAGTCCCCCCGCACGCCTTGCTCGAGCGCATCCTGACGCTGGAGATCGTGCGGGTGACGGAGCGGGCGGCGGTGTCGTCGGCGCGGTTGCGCGGCCACGGCAACGAGAAAGCGGCCGACCAGGCTGCGGTCGACGCCATGCGGCGCGAGCTCAACAAGCTGCCGATCCAGGGCACCATCGTGATCGGCGAGGGCGAGCGCGACGAGGCGCCGATGCTGTACATCGGCGAGCAGGTCGGCCTCAAGGCCGGCCCCGAGGTCGATATCGCGGTCGATCCGCTCGAAGGCACGACGCTGTGCGCCAAGAACATGCCGGGCTCGATCGCCACCATGGCGATGGCCGACGGCGGCACGCTGCTGCACGCGCCCGACGTCTACATGCAGAAGCTCGCGATCGGCCCCGGTTACGACAAGGGCGTCGTCGATCTCGATGCCTCGCCGGCGGACAATGTCCGCCGCCTCGCCAAGGCCAAGGGCGTCAAGCCGGAGGGTATCACGGTGCTGGTGCTCGACCGTCCGCGCCACGCCGACATCATTTCGAGCGTGCGCTCGACCGGCGCTGCCGTGCGCCTGATCACCGACGGCGACGTCGCCGGCGTCATCCACTGCGCCGACCCCGACAACACCGGCGTCGACATGTATCTCGGCACCGGCGGTGCACCGGAAGGCGTGCTCGCCGCCGTGGCGCTGCGCTGCATCGGCGGCCAGATGCAGTGCCGCCTGATCCTCGACTCCGACGAGAAGCGCGAGCGCGCCGCCAAGATGGGCGTCAACGATCCCAAGATGATCTACGGCATCGAGGACATGGCGCGCGGCGACTGCCTGTTCGCCGCCACCGGCGTCACCACGGGCTCGCTGCTGTCGGGCGTCAAATTCCGCAAGGACGGCGTGATCGAGACCGAGACGGTCGTGATGCGCTCCGTCACCGGCACGGTGCGCTACATCAAGGCCGAGCACCGCGAGTTGGCCAAGTTTCATCTGGACTGA
- a CDS encoding homoserine dehydrogenase — MVAPLKVGIAGLGTVGAEVVRLIETQARVLAGRSGRGIRVVAVTARSKAKKRGIDLRGVDWAKDPMALATHPEVDCFVELMGGAGDPALSAVDAALSAGKSVVTANKALLAKHGLKLAKAAEKHGGALNFEAAVGAAIPVIKTLREGLAGTGVNRVYGILNGTCNYILTRMEQEGLSFAECLKDAQRLGYAEANPSFDVDGHDTAQKLAILASLAFGTKVAQSAVYVEGISSIAPEDLRAAADLGYRVKLLGVAVRTAKGIEQRVHPTMVPKSSSIAQVMGVTNAVTIDGEGIPPITLVGPGAGGAATASAVVADIADVARGIRANPFGRPIAQLRDTKKAPMERHEGGYYIRLLARDFPGTAAAIATRLAEQKISIESIVQRHPNGGAAPADGKAVPVPVILITYATHEDAVRRALAAVQKDKVISGRPQVIRIEKN; from the coding sequence ATGGTCGCACCCCTGAAAGTGGGCATAGCGGGGCTCGGCACCGTGGGTGCCGAAGTTGTCCGCTTGATCGAAACGCAAGCGCGCGTGCTGGCGGGCCGCAGCGGCCGCGGCATCCGCGTCGTCGCCGTCACCGCGCGTTCGAAGGCGAAGAAGCGCGGCATCGACCTGCGCGGCGTCGACTGGGCCAAGGATCCGATGGCGCTCGCCACGCATCCGGAGGTCGATTGCTTCGTCGAGCTGATGGGCGGCGCCGGCGATCCCGCGCTGTCGGCGGTGGACGCTGCGCTCAGTGCCGGCAAGTCGGTCGTCACGGCCAACAAGGCGCTGCTCGCCAAGCACGGGCTCAAGCTCGCCAAGGCGGCTGAAAAGCACGGCGGTGCGCTGAATTTCGAGGCAGCCGTCGGCGCCGCAATCCCCGTCATCAAGACGTTGCGCGAAGGTCTTGCCGGAACCGGCGTCAACCGCGTCTACGGCATCCTCAACGGCACCTGCAATTACATCCTGACCCGGATGGAGCAGGAGGGCCTGTCCTTCGCCGAATGCCTCAAGGACGCGCAGCGGCTCGGCTATGCCGAGGCCAACCCGTCCTTCGACGTCGACGGCCACGATACCGCGCAGAAGCTCGCCATTCTCGCCAGCCTCGCTTTCGGCACGAAAGTTGCTCAAAGCGCCGTGTATGTCGAAGGCATCTCATCCATCGCGCCGGAAGATCTTCGCGCCGCCGCCGATCTCGGTTACCGCGTCAAGCTGCTCGGCGTTGCCGTTCGCACCGCCAAGGGCATCGAGCAGCGCGTGCATCCGACCATGGTGCCGAAATCCTCCTCGATCGCGCAGGTGATGGGTGTCACCAATGCGGTCACGATCGATGGCGAGGGCATTCCGCCGATCACGCTGGTCGGCCCCGGCGCCGGCGGTGCCGCGACCGCATCTGCCGTCGTCGCCGACATCGCCGACGTCGCGCGCGGCATCCGCGCCAATCCGTTCGGCCGGCCGATCGCGCAGCTGCGCGACACCAAGAAGGCGCCGATGGAGCGCCACGAGGGCGGCTATTACATCCGCCTGCTCGCGCGCGATTTCCCCGGCACTGCGGCCGCGATCGCGACGCGGCTCGCGGAGCAGAAGATTTCGATCGAGTCGATCGTGCAGCGTCATCCCAATGGCGGCGCAGCACCCGCTGACGGCAAGGCGGTCCCCGTGCCCGTCATCCTGATCACTTATGCGACGCATGAGGACGCCGTGCGCCGTGCGCTCGCTGCCGTGCAGAAGGACAAGGTGATCAGCGGACGTCCGCAGGTCATCAGGATTGAGAAGAACTGA